The nucleotide window TGCATCTCCCACCTTCACTTTGCGATCTCGGCTCAATACCTTCCAATCAGAGCACTAGGCTACTCGTAACAGCTCGAGGAAATTTACCTGGGGTAGTTGGGCAGGTATTTCTGCAGAAACTGCTCGAGTTTGGCTAGTTCGGGAATTTGGGTGAGGGCCGCTTTGACTTTTGTGAGGCTTGGTTCGTAATAGGGCAGAAATGTTGGGTTTTTTTTGACCCGATCGATGAAAATAAAGCGTCCAGCGTCCTTGAGTTTGCGCTGAACGCACATCCACCAAAAGTCTTCCTCATAGCACTTTGCCGCAATTGCATCGAGTCCAAGCTGTCCGGTGGCCTCCTTTAATAGCGAAAGCTGCTCGTCCATGGTCAAAGGGATATAGGAATCGGCAAGCAGCGCGACAAGGTCATAGACTCGCGGTCCTAAAAGAGCGTCTTGAAAATCGAGGATAACCCAAGGTTCTGGCTCCCGGTCTGGGCAGTGCATCAGGTTTCGCGACTGGTAGTCTCGGTGGCAAAAGCCTTGAGGAATCTGGCTTATTCTATCGACTATCTGGCGAGAAATAGCATCGAATGTCTCTTTCGCCGGGGGTGGTAGAGGTCCATGCAGAGCTTCAAGGCCCCATTCGCGAAAGTGCTCTAGCTCCCAGTGCAAAAGCTCTGGACTAAAGCTGCGTTGGTAGGCAATTGAACCGGAGTCTGCTTCGCGCAGTTTGTCATGCATACGAAGAAGCAGCGTGATCACTTCTTTATAGATCGTCGCCCATTGATCGCGTGGGCTTTTTGAGAGCTGGGCTTCGAGGGTTGTATCACCCAAGTCTTCAAGCAGAAGAAGCCCTTCTGCCTTGTTGATATGAACCAATTGGGGCACGGGCAGTCCGCGTTTTTGCATCAAGCGGGTTACATCAATGAACGGCAACTCACTTGGCACAGGGCCGCTGCTGACTTCTTCAGCTTTAACATCCATTGCTGGCAGTTGCATGACAATGATGCTCGCAGGCACTGCCTCGGCGCCACCTTCAAGGCTCACGCGGTAGTATCGCCGGCTTGAAGCGTCTCCTTTTAGGGCAACGATCTGCTTGACAGCTACCCCTGTCCAACCCAAATCGAGTAAGCTTGTCGAAAGCATCTCGCTGCTAAGTGCGCCGCTCATAAGAAGGGAGCTTAGAAGGAGATGTTAATTTCGCCAAATTGTAAGCCACCATGTTTAATGCAGAACACGATCGAGCGATAATACAAGAGATAGCCGAGGCGCTTTGCCCTGAATTGCCCGATAAACCCACGCTTGTTGATCTCTCAAAGTTTGTTGAACTTGCTGCAAATTGGGATCGTGTGCACGATCTTACCGCGGCCAAAAGCCCAGAAGCACTTGCTGAAATCCTATGCGCCGATGCCTTTGTGCTCGCGCGGCATCCTTCTCTAAGCCAAGGCTTCTCTGTGCTTGATGTGGGTTCCGGCGGCGGAGCGCCTGCCATACCGCTTGCTTTATTGCGCGAGGATTTGAAGTTCACTCTTTATGAGAGCCGACAAAAACGCGTTGCCTTTATGCGTTTGGCGATCGGTTCGCTTCAGATCCATGAGCGCGTTAAAGTTATCCAAGGCCATCTCGATCCCGATGCACCACAAGTCAGCGGCATGCCTTTTGATCTCGCTATGTCGCGCGCTACTTTCTCGCTTGAGCAATGGATGCGAACAGGCCTCTTGATGGCTCCGCGCGTTGCGCTCTTTGCCGTCAACGATCACGATTTCGCTCCTGTGCCCGAGGGCTATCAAGCCAGTGATCTGCCCTACACCTTGCCCATTTCAAAAGCCCCCCGCCTGATCCGAGTGCAGTACGAGTCGGGGAAGCAGGGGCTGAAATCGTCAATTGACGATTAATCCAGGCTGAGCTATCTTTCAATTTTGTATTGAATTTATTATGTATTTAGTGCTGATCGTCAAGATGCCGGTTGACGTTAAAGCGCTCATTCTGGACTTTGACCGTGTGCATAGTGTCGGGCAGGGATGTGCTGATGAAGTGTTTCGCGTCTGGCACAAGCGTTTCCCAAACATCAAGCTCACCGCAATCAACATGTCCGAAGAAGTCACCTTCATGATCGAGCGAGCTCGCGCATTTCAGTTTTCGATCTAGCTTTTTGAAACGATACGGCGGATGAATTTGGGTTGAATTAGAGCCCAATAAAGGCTCCACCTTTTACTTTACGCTGCCCATAAGAGACACCAATTAGCCACCAAAGCTACGGAGGGCTTTTGGGAAATGGCGTCAACTCGCTTTTGTTTTTGGAAGCTTGGGTTGGTATTGCAGAATGCGGCTAAATAGCGCGGGCGCATGGAAAAGCAGTGCGTGCGCCGAGCGAGCCACGGCGGGATAGCGCGCCATGAGCAAAGCAGAGTTTGCAAGGACGTAATAGGGTCGGCGAATGGTGGTTGAGGCTTCGGCATAGGCGCGAAGTTGGTTCGCGCAAAGCGGGCCTTGGCCGCTTCGAAGCAAGGGCACGACATGCGTTTCAAGGCTCAAGGCTTCTGCGGTCGCAAGGCTGATGCCTTCTCCGGTGAGTGCATCTAAATATCCCGCGGCATCACCTATTAGGACCAGGCCATCGTCGATTACGCTGCTGACGTCTTGTTTCATCGGGCCAGCAGCAAGAGCTGGGCCGATCGGCGCATGACCCTTAAGTTTTTCCGCCAATGCAGGGAAGTCGAGATCAATGGACGGTCGTGGACTACTGCGGCGGGGCGAGCTTTGATGAAACTCGCGTTTAAAAAAGTCTGCATCCCATAGCAATGCAACGCCAATGAGCCTTGGTCCCAATGGGGTCACGTAGGCTTCGGCGCCTTTGGACCAAAACACTTCAACGTAGTTGCTCCAAGGGCAGAGCTCAAAGTGCTGACGCATGCCAAAACGTGCAAGCCCTTTGCTTGGACGCGTGAGCCCCGCCCAGCGCCGTACTTTGGAATGCAAGCCATCGGCGCCTATCACGAGCCGAGCAGTTAGCCGCGACTGTCCCACTTCAAGTTCAATGCCCTGAGGTTGTCGCTGAATAAGGCGCACAGGCTGCCCGAAACGCATCTCAAGCGTTTTATGGTGCGCGGCTGCCGCGTGCAGCGCTGCGGAAAGATCTTTACGCTGCATGCCGATGCCGTAGCCCGATAGAAAGTCTCCGGTGGCCACTGCGCCTTTAGCGGATAGATAGCGAACACCTGAAAAACGATGATGCTCGTATGCTTCAAGTTCGACACCCAACGCACGAAGGTGCGAGACCCCGGTGGGCATGATGCCTTCGCCGCACGCTTTGTCGATTGGCGGCGAGGTGCGGTCACACAGCATCGTACGCAAGCCCTGACGTGAGCAAACAATTGCGGCAGAAAAGCCTGCGGGTCCCGCGCCAACCACCACTACGTCCACGCTCTTTGCGGGCATCGCTAGGCCTCCTTGCTTATCGCCCTTACCACTGCATGAGCACGAACTCTGCACAAAAGCCCGGTCCAAGAGCGAGCATCACGCCGTAACTTCCAGCGGCCGGCGCCAAGTCATTCACCGTGCGGCAATACACATCGAGCACGGAAGCTGAGGAAATATTGCCGATCTCACGAATGCTTTGCTGCGAGTGTTGCAGCGCATTAGGATCCAGTTCGAAGGATTTCTCAAAGGCGGTCATTATTTTGGGGCCCCCGGGATGGGCAATCCACGTCGCAATATCTTTGATACTCAAGCTGTGTTTTGCCAAGAAGCTCTCAAGACGCGGGCGGACAAGCTTCTCTGCGATACGCGGCACCTCAGAGCCAAGCACGACATGAAAGCCATCATCGCCAATGGCCCATCCCATCGCATGTTCCGTATCGGCAAAAAATGCCGACTCGGTCGCCACAATGCTCGGCCCAGCTTTTTCTGCCTGCGGATGATCCTTGCCCACCATCAATAATGCCGCTCCGCCGTCACCAAAAAGCGCGACCGAAATCAGGTTTGCAATGGACATGTCTTTCTTTTGAAAAGAGAGCTAACAAAGTTCTACAGAAAAAAGCACCGCTGCTTCATCAGGATGGCCTTCTAACTATTCGCCAACGCGTGAAACACCCGCTACGCAGCTAGCGCAACCAAAACCAAAAAGCGGCATCCGCTTAAGCTCGGCCCGAAAAGGCATTTGATTCATGAGTTGTGCGTCAATGGATGGAATAGCGATCCCGGTCACCGTACTAAAGGCCATCAAAGAAATATCAGATGCATCCATTTCTGCTCGTCCGAACAAAGCTTGCAGTGTCTTTTTGCCGAGCCCCAGCGCGCTTTTACACCACTGTGCGTTCGCCTGGCCAAAGCCTGAAATCTCGGCGTATTGCTCCAAAGGCAAACTAAAAAATCGACCTTCTACGCCGACACGTTCAAACCATCGCTCTAGCGATGAGGCAGCAGAGCCCTCGTTCCACACAAGGCGCGCCGCCTCAAGAATTTGCGATTGCGTATAGTAGTGCGGCGGAAATTCACTTACGGAGCTTACAATTTTAACCAAAAATCTTCTCTTTTATTCCATGTCGTTTGCTGTAAACACGAAGGCTTTCGCGTTTTTGCGTGTGATGCTCTAGGCTAGGTCCTGTACTAAAGCTTTCCAGGCCTCCATTATCCTTTTGCGCTTAAGGTCATAAATACTCAACCATGCTTCAGCACATAAGGCCTTTTTGTTTTTGGGCTCAACACCTCGATGCTATTAACCAAGAGCGTCTCCCCGACTTTCTACATGCAAACCGAAGCACGGTTGAAGGAATTGTGCAAACATGCCAACGACAAAGAAAGCATTGGGATCGCGACGCTCAGGAATTGCTTCGCAACGAATCTGAGCTATTATTGCAATCGTTTCGGAACACGCAACCAACTTCCGGGCGCGAAAGCGTTGAGCGCAGGCTTGATGCAATCATACAAACACAAGCCACTGAAATCATGGAGTTGCCTGGGCTTGCTCTGAGTTTCAAGGTTTTTTTAGTCAACCAACTGGAAAGAGTGAACCGTCAGACAGGCGCATACGTTGCGTGGGCCCGCAAAATTGACGCGCTGCTTTGCTCAACGCCCGAAGCTCAGGTCTACGAGTTGGCTTCGGGTGGTGGTGGTTTTTGCCGGCATTTGCTCAAAAGTCACGATAAAGCGCACGCGCTTCGCGTCACCGGCTCGGACTACGATCAAGACTTTGTCGATCTCGCGCAAGCAAAGTGTAGGGCGAACGATTCACAGTTGCGTTTTGAGAACAGGGATGCCACGCAATTGTGGGATATTCATGATGTTGACCTTTTTGTGTGCGCGCAGGCTGCGCACCACATGAATGCTGGTGATATTGTTGCCATGATCCATACAGCTCTTCGAGCAAAACAAGGTATACTAATTATTGATTTGCTGCGAAGTCTCACTGGCGCGCTCGAAGCGGCTTGCGCCGTGGCCTTGTTGAGCCCACTCACACCGGTGTTTTGGGATGGCTTTCAGTCCGTGCGACGCGGCTTTTTGCCTTCGGAGCTGACGCTGCTTGCTACCTTGGCTGGTGCGCAAAATATTGTGACGGAACCCCTAGGGCCCGTGCATTTTTCTTTACACGCCAAGGGGCAAGCTGAGGCAGCTTTTTGAGCGGATTGTCAAACACGTTGGCAGTTTCGGTGGAGCGGGTTAGGTTGGCCTATAACGATGATTCACTATTACAATAACGAAATGCAGACTCGCTGGGATCATGGTGAGTTTAAGGTTCAACTCATCAAAGCCGGTAGCACTACCCCTATCGGGTTTTGTGACGGCACTCCCGACGATCTCGCTGAGCTTCGATCGATTGCCGAAGGTGAGGATTCCTTCGACATGCAGATCACTAAAAAGCTCCTGAAGACCGGCCGCGAAATTTGGACCTTGGGCGAGGCGCACTGACTCTGTTTTCGCACACGATTGAGATGACACAATCGAGCACCGTTTATATCTATACCGATGCCAGTTTTAGCAAAACTCACGGCTTGGCTGCTCTGGGATGGATAGTGTTTCGCAATGAGGCGGAACGGGAGACTGGCGATCCGTCTTCAGGCGCGATTCAAACCGTGCTCGTGGCAGAAAAAAACAATATCCGAGCAGAGCTGCGGGCGGTCAATCTGGCTCTTGCTGAGCTCCACTGGCTAAGTGGGCATACGCCTAAAGTGGGCAGATCAATCGATCAGAACAACTTCTCTCTAATCGATAGAGCCGTACGAAAAGCCTAAGAGAGCACTGCCTGCTGCGAACAAACTGCCCGTAACCAAGTCCGGTGCATAAGGGGCTGTTTGGGCGGAGGGGTCCTGCTCCTGGGCTTTCAAGAACCGAACACTCGGCGTTATCGAAAAGCAGATTCTATCTTTTGCTTGCATCGGTGCGCTCAGGGCTGATGCCCATCCGCAGGATCCCTCCGCCCAAACGGCGTTCCTTTATCTTCTCGTCGGCTTTCCGGGGCTTTCTGTTGAAAAGCATTGATAAGAACAGGTGGCGCTTGATAATTTGGCATAAAAATGAGCATAAACTTGCCAATACTGGCTTAATTTTCTAAAAAAAATGCCAACTCTGGCATGTGGGGGCAAATCTTTTATGTATTGGTTTCACGATGGATTGAGTAAATTCCTCGACTATGGTGGCCGAAAAACACAGATTGCTTGTTAATAAATCTGGGCGGCAGACGTTGTGTATAAAACAGCCTGAGGAGGAATTGCATGGCCGCCAAAAAACGCCTTCACATTGTCTCACCCTGCCCGATCGAGCTCAATGTCTCAGAAGATAAACAAAATCGATACTGTGGTCATTGCTCGACAGTAGTGCACAATCTTTCTGCTTACACCGAAGCGCAAGCACAAGATCTTTTGGCTACAGGCGCGGTGAAGTGCGCAACGTATCGAGTGAGCTCAAAAGGCGTGCCGCTGTTTCGCGCATCCAACGGGGGCGTAGGGGGAGCATTGGCAGCCGCGCTTATTTTTGCAGCAGCATGCGATCAAACATCATGTTCAGAGCCTATGGTGAGGGGTGAGCTTGTGGCAGAACCCATCGACAACACCGATGACTCTCGACGCTCCGAACAAGACATCACACAAACTGATTTGACAGAAGCAAAAACGCAAAGAGGAAAAATAAAGGTTGAGTAACAGCGAGAAAATAATTTGAGCTACGCAGGTACACCGCTCAACGGCAAAGCGCTTTCACCTCCGGTGAAAAAGGGAATGAGGCTGTCGATCTAAAAAAATCGCGGTGTCTATCTTAAGTTTTTGACATTATTTCTTAAAGACCGGGATCCTGGATCGCTTGTCGAAGGAAGAAATCTGAGCCATGCGTAGCCGGTTAAACCTGCAAATACCGACGCTGTCATGACACCGAGTTTGGCTTCCGCTAACAACGCTGCCGGGGTGAAGGCCAAGGCGGAAATAAACAAAGCCATGGTGAAGCCTACTCCTGCGAGCAAACCTGCGCCCAAAAGGTGGACTAGTGTTACGCCCTTTGGAAGTTCTGCCACACCCAAGCGTATCGCTATCCATGCGCTGACAAACACACCCAATGGTTTGCCTAACACAAGGCCGAAAAAGACGCCTAAGGTGATCTTGCTGCTAAAAGCATCTCCAAGACTTAAATGCAAAGGAACGCCAGCATTGGCCAGCGCGAAGATCGGAAGAACAATAAAGGTGACGGGTACTGCAAGCACCGTTTCTAGTCGCTGCAAAGGCGAAATAGCGAAATCGACGGTACGTTTCATTTCGATAAAAACCTGATGTTGCTTTGCGGTGTTGAGATCACGATCTTTTGGCTTGCCATGTTCAACAAGCTCCGCCAGATGCCCGCGAATATTCCTTAGAAATTCAGTTCCATTGAGTCGCGTCTGAGCCGGTATTGTAAACGCCATCAGAATTGCTGCCACCGTGGCATGCACACCCGACTGCACAAAAGCTAGCCAGCTCATGAGGCCTAGAACAAGATAAAACATCGTCGAGCGAAGCTGAAGTCGGTTTGCAATTAGGGAAATCACGAGGATCACGCCGCCAAGAAACAGACTCAACAAAGCCACGTTGTCGGTGTAAAAAACCGCAATCACCAGCACCGCACCGATGTCATCGACGATCGCTAGTGCTGTCAGAAATACTTTCAGAGATTTCGGTACGTGATCGCCGAGCAAAGCCACCACGCCAAGCGCAAAAGCGATGTCGGTGGCCATCGGTATGCCCCAGCCTCCCATGCTTTTGGAGCCGAAGTTAATCGCCGCGTAAATCAGGGCCGGAAACACCATACCACCAAGGGCACCCACTGCAGGAAGCGCAGCTTGTTTGAGTGTCGATAGCTCACCTACGCGAACCTCGCGCTTAATTTCCAAGCCGACAAAAAAGAAGAAGATGCCCATCAAGCCGTCGTTGATCCAATGCTGCAGCGACTTCTCGAGCAAAGCGTCTCCGAAACGGATCGCAATAGAGGTATGCAAGAGATGCTCAAAAGCCGGTGCAAGTGGGCTATTTGCGAGCAGCACCGCGATAACCGCTGCTGCAAGCAGCAATAACGCGCCTGCAAGATTATGCTGGAACAAGGACTGCAGTGGCAACAAGACTTTGTCCAGTGGTCTCGGAGGCGGAAGCGTTGGGCGCTCGCCTTCCTGCACAACCATCAAATCGTTTTCATTTTTTTTATCTTCAACTGCCATGACCAGATACTCTTAGAAGCTCCATTACATTTAGGCAATGGTGTAATACACACTCGATGCAAACGGATGGCTCAATTCAGATAAAAAGGGAGTTTTTGCACTGGTACCATTAGCACTGCGACTGTCTGATCTTCATCACCAGAGCCGGGAAGGCTTGATTGTTTATCGGTGTTGGCTTTTGCTATATTGACCCATGACTGATCATTCAAACCGTCCGCAAGATAATCCTCAAAACCAAACGGATCCGAATCATCTACTGATCTCGAAACCGGTTAATGCTTATCTTGAATCGCTTTTTTCAGAGCAAAAGTTTCGTTCTGGATCGATTGCAGCTGCACTTGAGGAGATGGAGCGCTTAGCTTCCGAAAAAGGTTTTCCGATTATAGGTCCGTTGGTGGGTCCGTCTCTTCGATCGCTTGCGCTTATGATTGGCGCAAACCGCATCTTTGAGTTTGGTAGTGGCTTTGGTTATTCGGCGCTATGGTTTGCTTCGGCCTTGGAGCACGAGGGGCAAGTGATTTGCACTGAAGGGGATGCCGACAATGTGCGTATGGCTGAAACTTTTCTAAAGAAAGCTGAATTGTGGCAGCGCATTGAGTATCATCAGGCTTGGGCGCAAGATGTTTTCAAAGAGCAGCAGGGCGAGTTTGATATCATCTATAACGATGCTGATAAGGGTGATTACCCAGAGATTTGGGAGCTTGCTCAACATAAACTACGCAAAGGTGGCTTGTACATTGCCGACAATTGTTTGTGGGCCGGCCGCGTTGCTCTGGATCAAGTAAGCAGCGATCCTGTCCCTGGTTGGACCGACGCCATCAAGGCTCACAACCAAGCCGTTGTAAGTCACCCCAACTTTGACACCTTCATGAACCCCGCCCGCGACGGCGTCCTCGTTGCTCGCAGACGATGAATGACTAAAGAGAATACGGCACATGAACAAACGCATGCTCATCGGGAGAAAAATCTTTTGTGTTTCGCGTTGCTAGTGCAAGGCCATAGTGAGTGGCCACCGCAGCTTGCAGAGCGTCGGGCAGTTTCCATTTATAGATGCGTCTTAAGGTAGCTCCCAAATCAGCAATGGCAGTATCAATCGGAATCAAAGCAATCTCATTCAATAGGGATTTTGCTTTTGACAGTGCTGGCTCAGTAAAACCAGAGAGCACTTCAGCGCGGGTAGTGGCTGATATGGCCATCCGATCGGCGTTCTGTATGATAAATTGAGTTGCGGGATCAATACCGTTGAAGTGATCAATTAAAATCACAGAATCAAGCAGGACTCCCTCACCATTCATCACGAATGCTCTGTTGATAGGCCAGACCGTCTCCCTTGGTCCACAAACCTTTGGTGCTCATCAGTTGTTTTTCAAACGAGGGTTTATCCAAAGTCGGCTTGCGGCGAAGTGTGCGAAGCGCAATGCGGATAAGTTCAGCCATCGATACCCCCCGGCGTGCCGATTCCCTATCAAGCCAAGCCTTATCCTCTTCTTCCAATGAAACAATAGCCCGAACCTTCTTCATGATATCACTAAGTCAAATTATCGCCCATATTTCTATCAATTCCGGGCGTGTCGGGGCTGTGGAAACTATTCGATCTGCTTTGCAGTGAATGCGAAGGGCGACTCTCTCAGCTCGAGAAATCGGAGCGTTGAACCTTAGTGTTCTTACAGATCCGTTACGGGATTTTTTTGCGAGGCGGTCTTGAGTGGCGTTCTATGGGGCTTGTGCGTATGAGCATCTGCCCAGAGCGCTGTAGGATGAAAAATTGTTGAGAAAAGTTTGGACTATGCGTTGGCCCAGTAGTCTTGAAAGCTCAGGAGCACAAGCCCCATAGAACGCTCTAGCGAGCAATAGAGTAATTAAAAAAACGCCAGCTTATTTGGAAGCTGGCGTTTTGATTTGAGCCCAAACTTTCTAGTCGCGGCCGGAGGGGATGATTTGGATGCGGCGGCCGGAGCCTTGTCCATCGGAGCGGGTTTTTACGCCGGGGAACTTAGCCAACGATAGATGCACGACACGTCTGTCGCGTGGAGACATCGGCTCGAGCGTAACCACCGAGCCTTTTTCAGAGCGCGCTTGGCTTGGCGTTTGGCCATCGAAGCGAGGCCTTGATCGTGCCTGTCACGGTAGTCGCCGGAATCAAGTACCACGTGACGTCGGCCTTCTGGAAAACGGTTAACAATTTTGTTAACCAAAAACTGAAGCGCATCCAGCGTCTGACCTTTGCGGCCAATGGCACGTCCGGTATCTTCACCTGATATATCAAGCACCACGCGATCGTCATCGTCGCGAATACTGACTTCGGCTTCAAGTTCCATGCGTTCGAGGATTTCGCCCAGCGCTTCAAGTGCTTGTTCCGCCTTGCCGTCGCCAGGTTGTCCAGGTTTGCCTAAACCTTCATCGTCTTCAAAATCATCATCGACAATTAGTGCGCCATCAAGTGCGGGCTGTTTTTGTTCTACCACGACGGGACCTCCTATTATTAGGTTTCGCTTTTTTCACTTGGTCCGAGTCTTTATCGGCCTCGTGTAAAGGTTTGTTTTGACTCCCCGCTTCACTGGGAGCCTCTGCGAGCGCTGCATGCTCAAAGTATTTTTGCTGCGCGATGCTAAGAACGCTGTTGGTTAAGATGTAAAGACATAGGCCTGAGGGCAAAAAGAGCATGAAGCCCATCATCATCAGAGGCATCATGTACATCATCATTTTGGCTTGCGCTGGATCCATCGCTGAAGGTGTGAGCTTCTGTTGGAAATACATGAGTGCACCGAGTGCAACAGGCAAAACAAAGAAAGGATCCGGTGCCGATAAATCCTGCCACCACAAAGCAAAATTAGCGTGGTAAAGTTGGACGTTCGTCGAAAGTGAAGTGTAAAGAGCCCACCACAC belongs to Myxococcales bacterium and includes:
- a CDS encoding O-methyltransferase; this translates as MTDHSNRPQDNPQNQTDPNHLLISKPVNAYLESLFSEQKFRSGSIAAALEEMERLASEKGFPIIGPLVGPSLRSLALMIGANRIFEFGSGFGYSALWFASALEHEGQVICTEGDADNVRMAETFLKKAELWQRIEYHQAWAQDVFKEQQGEFDIIYNDADKGDYPEIWELAQHKLRKGGLYIADNCLWAGRVALDQVSSDPVPGWTDAIKAHNQAVVSHPNFDTFMNPARDGVLVARRR
- a CDS encoding STAS-like domain-containing protein yields the protein MYLVLIVKMPVDVKALILDFDRVHSVGQGCADEVFRVWHKRFPNIKLTAINMSEEVTFMIERARAFQFSI
- the nhaA gene encoding Na+/H+ antiporter NhaA — its product is MVVQEGERPTLPPPRPLDKVLLPLQSLFQHNLAGALLLLAAAVIAVLLANSPLAPAFEHLLHTSIAIRFGDALLEKSLQHWINDGLMGIFFFFVGLEIKREVRVGELSTLKQAALPAVGALGGMVFPALIYAAINFGSKSMGGWGIPMATDIAFALGVVALLGDHVPKSLKVFLTALAIVDDIGAVLVIAVFYTDNVALLSLFLGGVILVISLIANRLQLRSTMFYLVLGLMSWLAFVQSGVHATVAAILMAFTIPAQTRLNGTEFLRNIRGHLAELVEHGKPKDRDLNTAKQHQVFIEMKRTVDFAISPLQRLETVLAVPVTFIVLPIFALANAGVPLHLSLGDAFSSKITLGVFFGLVLGKPLGVFVSAWIAIRLGVAELPKGVTLVHLLGAGLLAGVGFTMALFISALAFTPAALLAEAKLGVMTASVFAGLTGYAWLRFLPSTSDPGSRSLRNNVKNLR
- a CDS encoding phosphotransferase, producing MSGALSSEMLSTSLLDLGWTGVAVKQIVALKGDASSRRYYRVSLEGGAEAVPASIIVMQLPAMDVKAEEVSSGPVPSELPFIDVTRLMQKRGLPVPQLVHINKAEGLLLLEDLGDTTLEAQLSKSPRDQWATIYKEVITLLLRMHDKLREADSGSIAYQRSFSPELLHWELEHFREWGLEALHGPLPPPAKETFDAISRQIVDRISQIPQGFCHRDYQSRNLMHCPDREPEPWVILDFQDALLGPRVYDLVALLADSYIPLTMDEQLSLLKEATGQLGLDAIAAKCYEEDFWWMCVQRKLKDAGRFIFIDRVKKNPTFLPYYEPSLTKVKAALTQIPELAKLEQFLQKYLPNYPR
- a CDS encoding class I SAM-dependent methyltransferase gives rise to the protein MFNAEHDRAIIQEIAEALCPELPDKPTLVDLSKFVELAANWDRVHDLTAAKSPEALAEILCADAFVLARHPSLSQGFSVLDVGSGGGAPAIPLALLREDLKFTLYESRQKRVAFMRLAIGSLQIHERVKVIQGHLDPDAPQVSGMPFDLAMSRATFSLEQWMRTGLLMAPRVALFAVNDHDFAPVPEGYQASDLPYTLPISKAPRLIRVQYESGKQGLKSSIDD
- a CDS encoding NAD(P)/FAD-dependent oxidoreductase; the encoded protein is MPAKSVDVVVVGAGPAGFSAAIVCSRQGLRTMLCDRTSPPIDKACGEGIMPTGVSHLRALGVELEAYEHHRFSGVRYLSAKGAVATGDFLSGYGIGMQRKDLSAALHAAAAHHKTLEMRFGQPVRLIQRQPQGIELEVGQSRLTARLVIGADGLHSKVRRWAGLTRPSKGLARFGMRQHFELCPWSNYVEVFWSKGAEAYVTPLGPRLIGVALLWDADFFKREFHQSSPRRSSPRPSIDLDFPALAEKLKGHAPIGPALAAGPMKQDVSSVIDDGLVLIGDAAGYLDALTGEGISLATAEALSLETHVVPLLRSGQGPLCANQLRAYAEASTTIRRPYYVLANSALLMARYPAVARSAHALLFHAPALFSRILQYQPKLPKTKAS
- a CDS encoding methyltransferase domain-containing protein; translation: MLQHIRPFCFWAQHLDAINQERLPDFLHANRSTVEGIVQTCQRQRKHWDRDAQELLRNESELLLQSFRNTQPTSGRESVERRLDAIIQTQATEIMELPGLALSFKVFLVNQLERVNRQTGAYVAWARKIDALLCSTPEAQVYELASGGGGFCRHLLKSHDKAHALRVTGSDYDQDFVDLAQAKCRANDSQLRFENRDATQLWDIHDVDLFVCAQAAHHMNAGDIVAMIHTALRAKQGILIIDLLRSLTGALEAACAVALLSPLTPVFWDGFQSVRRGFLPSELTLLATLAGAQNIVTEPLGPVHFSLHAKGQAEAAF
- a CDS encoding ribbon-helix-helix protein, CopG family, translated to MKKVRAIVSLEEEDKAWLDRESARRGVSMAELIRIALRTLRRKPTLDKPSFEKQLMSTKGLWTKGDGLAYQQSIRDEW
- a CDS encoding KH domain-containing protein, with amino-acid sequence MVEQKQPALDGALIVDDDFEDDEGLGKPGQPGDGKAEQALEALGEILERMELEAEVSIRDDDDRVVLDISGEDTGRAIGRKGQTLDALQFLVNKIVNRFPEGRRHVVLDSGDYRDRHDQGLASMAKRQAKRALKKARWLRSSRCLHATDVSCIYRWLSSPA
- a CDS encoding PIN domain-containing protein, whose amino-acid sequence is MNGEGVLLDSVILIDHFNGIDPATQFIIQNADRMAISATTRAEVLSGFTEPALSKAKSLLNEIALIPIDTAIADLGATLRRIYKWKLPDALQAAVATHYGLALATRNTKDFSPDEHAFVHVPYSL